A window of the Cannabis sativa cultivar Pink pepper isolate KNU-18-1 chromosome X, ASM2916894v1, whole genome shotgun sequence genome harbors these coding sequences:
- the LOC115708723 gene encoding cytosolic sulfotransferase 5 — protein METLSRNITKGKNNVVVAAKGDDDDLDEVEEIMKRVQKKEHPTIEGNSYCFYNGFWISNNLFKGVISFQKHYVANDDDIVLASCPKSGTTWLKALTFTIINRSHFTLSNTPLLVSNPHDLVPEISLIDLHTIDDYHHKNSPRLFSTHNAYSLLPLSLKNNNSKCKIVYICRNPLDLFVSLWYFSQKFSGGEKIKPHSLDLYFDNFCQGIHAFGPFWNHVLEFWKASQEMSHKILFLKYEDLKKDNVFFVKKLADFLEFPFSLEEEQQGMIEEISKFCSIERMKSFEINKVGKHDSLSIPNSSFFRKGKVGDWRNILTPQMVDNGKKLIQEKFRDSNISFDFE, from the coding sequence ATGGAAACCTTATCAAGAAATATCACTAAGGGCAAGAATAATGTAGTTGTGGCTGCAAagggtgatgatgatgatcttgaTGAGGTTGAAGAAATAATGAAAAGGGTTCAAAAGAAAGAACATCCTACCATTGAAGGTAACTCTTATTGTTTCTACAATGGATTTTGGATCTCAAATAATTTATTCAAAGGAGTTATCTCATTTCAAAAACACTATGTAGCAAATGATGATGATATAGTCTTGGCTTCATGTCCAAAATCAGGTACTACATGGCTAAAAGCTCTTACCTTTACAATCATAAATCGCTCTCATTTCACACTCTCTAATACCCCTTTATTAGTTTCTAATCCACATGATCTTGTTCCTGAAATAAGCCTCATTGATCTTCATACTATTGATGATTATCATCATAAAAATTCACCAAGACTCTTTAGCACACACAATGCATACTCACTTTTGCCACTTTCCCTTAAAAATAACAACTCGAAATGCAAAATTGTCTACATTTGTAGAAACCCTTTGGATCTCTTTGTGTCCCTTTggtatttttcacaaaagtttTCAGGAGGCGAAAAAATCAAACCCCATAGCTTGGATTTGTACTTCGACAACTTTTGTCAAGGAATCCATGCGTTCGGGCCATTTTGGAACCATGTTTTGGAGTTCTGGAAAGCAAGTCAAGAGATGTCTCACAAAATACTGTTTCTGAAATACGAAGATCTTAAGAAAGACAATGTATTTTTCGTTAAGAAATTAGCTGACTTTTTGGAGTTCCCGTTTTCTTTGGAGGAAGAGCAACAAGGGATGATTGAagagatttcaaaattttgtagcaTTGAAAGAATGAAAAGTTTTGAGATAAACAAGGTTGGTAAGCATGATTCTTTGAGTATACCAAATAGTTCTTTCTTTAGAAAAGGTAAGGTGGGAGATTGGAGGAACATTCTCACTCCCCAAATGGTTGACAATGGGAAAAAGCTCATCCAAGAAAAATTTAGAGATTCCAATATatcttttgattttgaataa